In Candidatus Planktophila versatilis, the genomic window GCATCGACAGAGATTTCAATACCGGGTGCGAGTGCGCCACCTAAAAACTCACCTTTCGGAGAAACAACATCAAGATTTGTGGAGGTTCCGAAATCAACAACAATTGCAGGTCCACCATAGAGAGTATGGGCAGCTAGCGTATTAACTATTCGGTCTGCGCCTATCTCTTTGGGGTTATCTACCAGCAATTGAACGCCAGTCTTTGTTCCTGGTTCCACGATTGTCACCGGGGTGTCACTGAAATATGTATCAATCATGGTCCGCAATTCGCGAAGGGTAGCCGGGACAGAGGAACAGATGGAAAGTGCAGCGACTTCATAACCGGTAACAAGTGCGCTGTATTGCAACCATAGTTCATCAGCTGTTGTGCGGGGATCAGTCTTTACTCGCCAGGACCTAATGAGAGTTTCTTTCTCAAATATTCCTAGAACTGTATTTGTATTTCCCACATCGATTGTTAACAACATAATTACTCCGCTCTCAGATCTAGGCCAATATCTAAAACAGGTGCGCTATGAGTTAGTGCACCAATTGCCAAGTAGTCAACGCCGGTTTCGGCATATGCACGTGCGTTCGTCAGTGAGATTCCACCAGATGCTTCGAGTTTAAATGCACCCGCTACTAGTGCAACCGCCTTTGCGCATAGCTCTGGACTCATGTTATCGAGCAGCACACAATCAGGTTTCAGTGAAATTACTTCTGCTAATTGATCCAGAGTATCGACTTCAATTTCGATCTCAGCTGTCGGATTCTTCTCACGTACCCGGTTGAAAGCTGCTGTGACTCCGCCAGCTGCGGCAATGTGATTATCTTTAATGAGCGCGCCCGCACTTAAATTCATCCGATGATTGGTTCCGCCGCCCATACGAACTGCGTACTTTTCCAAGACTCGCATTCCTGGTGTTGTCTTTCGTGTATCTCTGATTGCACAAGTAGTTCCTGCAATTGCATCTACCCAAGTGCGGGTCAGTGTGGCAATGCCGCCCAGATGTCCGAGAAAATTAAGCGCAGTACGTTCTGCCAGCAAGATTGCTCGAGTATCTCCGCGAACGCTCATGAGAACATTTCCCTTAGCGACCTTTGTGCCATCGGCAACCAATACCGCGATATCGCTCAGGCCCACTTCTTCAAGTACCGCGCGTGCCATATCCATGCCAGCAATAACACCCGCACTACGGGAGACAAAATCTGCAACGACTCGTTCACTTCCAGAAACCGTGGCAACCGAAGTGATGTCTTGCCCGCCATCTAGATCTTCAGCAAGTGCGCGTT contains:
- a CDS encoding type III pantothenate kinase, with the protein product MLLTIDVGNTNTVLGIFEKETLIRSWRVKTDPRTTADELWLQYSALVTGYEVAALSICSSVPATLRELRTMIDTYFSDTPVTIVEPGTKTGVQLLVDNPKEIGADRIVNTLAAHTLYGGPAIVVDFGTSTNLDVVSPKGEFLGGALAPGIEISVDALAARAAQLRKVELIRPKNVIGKNTVEALQSGTIYGFAGQVDGLVERITDELAQSYEKAPIVIATGGLAPLIIGVSETIDEHEPDLTLIGLRLIHEKNSH
- the nadC gene encoding carboxylating nicotinate-nucleotide diphosphorylase — encoded protein: MIDRELIKRALAEDLDGGQDITSVATVSGSERVVADFVSRSAGVIAGMDMARAVLEEVGLSDIAVLVADGTKVAKGNVLMSVRGDTRAILLAERTALNFLGHLGGIATLTRTWVDAIAGTTCAIRDTRKTTPGMRVLEKYAVRMGGGTNHRMNLSAGALIKDNHIAAAGGVTAAFNRVREKNPTAEIEIEVDTLDQLAEVISLKPDCVLLDNMSPELCAKAVALVAGAFKLEASGGISLTNARAYAETGVDYLAIGALTHSAPVLDIGLDLRAE